Part of the Oncorhynchus mykiss isolate Arlee chromosome 23, USDA_OmykA_1.1, whole genome shotgun sequence genome is shown below.
CACGTAATATTGCACTACAATATTTTGGGTTAAGACAAGTCACTATGAGTAAGGGCAATGATAAACTTGCAAACTGGGTTTGAATAAGACATCCGATTATCACTTTGCATGTAGAATATTTGGTTTTATTATATGGATCACGCGTTATCAAACATCACACTCCCTCGTCTGATTGGTCGAATTTGTGGccgtggtaactagtgacgaatGCTAatgtgctagtcggaactaggaagtTCTGAAATAtgcgacttgctaactggttgtagttatacacgtgCCACGTTCAAAAATGAGGCTGATATTTAATCGGATGTATAAATATGACACCCTTTTAAATAATCGAATGACCTAGAAAAGCACTCATCGCtaaaaaagggggaaaaaaagtagTAGTACATTTTCTGTGAAAATCACTACAATAAATGTGCTTTAGCTAAAACCCTGGCCTGGCTAAACTATCTAGctactaaaaataaaaaataaaataacaaatatacacacaaatgagtaataattaaaaaaaacatatctagCGATTTACCTCTGGGGGTCCTCACCGGGATATGCAGTACATAAACATTTCCGTTATAAATGTATGTTGTTATGAGGAAATATACCGTTGAAATGTAAATATAACTGTTGATGTTGAATCTGCAGAAGGTATTTCATTTAATTAACTTAAGTGAGGTACCAGAATATAAAGACTACAATAACCACAACTGtgaactcggaaatctccgatTTACTCCAgcgcgttcaagacaactgggaactttggGGGGGAAACGAGCTCCGCCTGGGAACAATCGTTTGAACCGTCATCGAAGTCGAAATTCAAAGTcggaaactctggcatctttcaAGAGCGCAGTCTTTCCGGCCTGAACATCATCGACGTCATGATTTGAGCTCTTATTTTtcgacttcccagttgtcttgaaagctcCTTAAAATAACCTTTACTGGAAATGTGAATCTCTTTTCATTGGTCGTTGTTTTGTCTCCAAGTTAAAACGGCTAAAATCTTAGTAAAGTACCAGTTTACATAGATAACGATTTAAACAACACTTAAGAAATATATTCAGCTACGTAACATTAGCAAAGCAAGCCAGATAGGTGAAGCCAGAGGATCTCAGCCAGACGTGGGACCAAGTAACGTTAACGTCGTTAGTCAGGCACACCCTAAATCTGGGCACCCATGACTGAAACGTAACGTCAGGCGAGAGTCATGCAACATGAAGTAGTTTTGACTTTTGTGATCTTGAAAGACATTCACTAGCAACAAGAACATGCGAATCACTTTTTTCAGAACCTGGATATGACTGTCTCATCATGCCACAGACACATCCGTCCGCGAGATAGCGTTTGCCAGCCAGTCTGCTAAATTCAATAGCTACACctgggctagctagctaataattcGTTTTGTTGTGTGCTTTTGCACATATACTATTGTTGTAATATGAATGCACCGATGTATACATTTGTCGCAAGAGACGAGAACAGCACCATTTATGCTGAAGTCTCCAAAATTCTCGTCGCAACTGGACAATGGAAGAAACTGAAAAGGGATAATCCCAGATTCAATTTGATGTTGGGCGAACGGAACAGACTGCCATTTGGACGGCTTGGTAAGAGTAGCACTTTTGGCATACTCAGTAAATGGTATTGCATGGCTTTGAATACATTTTGTTGGAGTGTCAGTATTCTTGTTCTCACCCTCAAATTGAACCCATTAATTGTGTCGCATGAAACAGCTAATGTAGAGATCTATAATGTAGGCCCATagtagatacacacacaccaccagtaCTATTATGGCACTCACTGCATCGTTCCCAGCCTCCTTGTGAGTCTAACCAGGACTGCTGCATATTCTGCATTATGCAAAGAAACAAGAAAGTGATTCCCTTATACCACTAATAATGTTCCTTAATAATTTTTTTGTGGCCCACCCCTGTTTCACTTTACGATTCATATTTTGGGCTTGACTATCCTGGAGCCCATAGTCTAGACTATATTGGCTAATATGTTACGAAATGTAAACCTTATCCTGGTGATGTCACTGAATCACATCCTCTGCGGATAAGTAAGAGAATGACACAAAGTAGGACACATTGAAGTTTGACTACAGAGAGGGAAAAGAACCAGACACGTGCAAAATGCTTTCCTGTGTTTACACCGCCCTATTTTCATCACTTTTTTCTTCATGTGTTTGTTTATCCTCCATAGGTCATGAGCCAGGACTGATGCAACAGGTGAATTATTACAGAGGAGCAGACAAGTTGTGCCGCAAAGCATCTTTAGTCAAGTAGGTATTTGAACTTTGGTATTGAAAAGGTTTGTGTAATCATTTTCACTCTGATACTGTAACTTACACTCAAATTCACACTGATGCTGTAAATATCATCAATATCCTCTTTCTTTACATTATGCAGGCTAATCAAGACTAGCCCAGAGCTTCCAGACCCCAGCAACTGGTTACCTGAATCCTACATCATCTATCCTACTAACCTAAATACCCCCGTTGCTCCTGTAAAGAATGGCATCAGCCACCTGAAAAGTAACCCCAAGACAGATGAAAGAGAAGTTTTCCTGGCCTCTTATCACTCAAGAAAGGAAAGCGGAGAGGGAACAGTGTGGATCGCCAAGTCATCTGCTGGAGCAAAAGGTACATCCCAGTCATCACGTGTGAAGGCTCGGGTTTCTATTGATAGCTAGTACTGATAGATACTGTAGTCGTTGGGCACTATGGGGAAAATATGATATTGTTGCCTAAAGAATCTATTTTTTTAAGTTAATGCTTGCCTCATGTTTTTGGAAGTTTCCTTGGACTGCCCAGTGAGTTACAAACTCTTTATTGGCAAAATATGTATTCCAAGGATTGTATACAAAGATTAGGCTTGGGTTGGTTTTCTTGTTCCAGGTGCTGGAATTTTGATATCCTACGATGCAAATCAATTGCTGGAGTTCATTGATAATCAAGGGCAGGTTCATGTCATTCAGAAGTACCTAGAAAGACCACTACTGCTGCAACCTGGCAACCGTAAATTTGACATCAGGTAAGCAGCTGATACTAATATTTTTGTGAGTGATAGCACATCTGTGTGTTTATTACATATTTATTACCAACAAAATACCATATAGCCTTATAAATACACAATTCGGGCTGTCTGAGGAACAGTAACAGAAGcaatgttattgctggggttttGCCCAGTAGTCTTTAACTCTGCGGGTTTGTATGGTTCTTAGGAGCTGGGTGCTCGTGGACCATCAGTACAACATCTACCTGTACCGGGAGGGTGTGCTGCGGACGGCCTCGGAGCCCTACGACAGCTCCAACTTCCAGGACGTGACCAGCCACCTGACTAACCACTGCATCCAGAAAGAGCACTCCCAGAACTACGGCCGCTACGAGGAGGGCAATGAGATGTTCTTCGACGAGTTCCGGCAGTACCTGCTGAGCACCCACAACATAGCACTGGAGACCAGCATTTTACCTCAGATCAAGCAGATCATAAGGTAGCTAGCTACTTTTCatcctgtgctgtgatgtttgtGTTTTACTTAATTGAAGATGGAAAAATACCCTTTTTTGTCAGATGACATTGCAAACATGACCTTTCCCTAACATGCATAGTTCTACAAATAGCTATGTACAGGTATTTGCTACACCACTACTCAGACTCCTGACAGTGGTTGTTCTGTCTGGTCTCCTAGGAGCTGTTTGACATGCATTGAGCCAGCCATCAACACTAAGCACCTGTCCTATCAGAGTTTCCAGCTCTTTGGCTTTGACTTCATGGTGGACGAAAGCTTCAAGGTGTGGCTGATCGAGATCAATGGAGCTCCGGCCTGCGCACAGTCAGTATTATTTTATATCCTTTTCCTCCTAGTGGTCATATACACATATGCAGTGCATTCaggaagttttcagacccttccctttttccacattttgttacattacagccttattctaaaattgattaaaataatttttttaactcatcgatctacacacaatacgccctaacggcaaagtgaaaacaggttgttcgaaatgtttgcacatttattaaaaataaacaacagaaataccttgtttacataaggttcagaccctttgctatgagactcgaaattgagctcaggtgcatcctgtttccatggatcatccttgagatgtttctacaacttgattggagtccacctgtggtaaattcaattgtttggacatgatttggaaaggcacacacctgtctatatacagttgacaagtgcatgtcagagcaaaaaccaagccatgaggtcaaaggaatcgtccgtagagctccaagacagaattgtgccgaggcacaaatctgggaaagggtaccaaaaaatgtgcagcattgaaggtccccaagaacacagtggaacaCAGTATATCTCTTAATCTCTTATCCCGTGTAAATAGTATTTTCGTATATCTCTTAATCTCTTATCCCGTGTAAATAGTATTTTCGTATATCTCttaatctcactttctatctacgaactaaatatactttcctgcaacccccCTCACCCAAtttggtacggatctgctatttttattccttataactggaacttccatccggagctagccagctaactagctactagtctttgttagccacgggctagcggtcttcacctttTTGCCGGTCATCAGCCAGCCTTAGCTCAGACaacacctgccagtctgcacagcgcgatatcaactcGGAGCATAAATTggactgcttctctctaccaTATTACCAGATTCCTGCCTCTCTGGATCATTAcgccggatcatcgcagctagctagctgcaaacgaggggctactgttagctaacgcctctgtcccgaagcaagcaccagctagcctcgagctaggaccatataccagctaattctagggctacaatacctcctttgctaattggcctggaccctttattgtcgacaTGGAGCCACGCTGATCCATTacgactggactgccgacgtgatCGCCTGATGTGGTCTCAACAGGCTATTCTGTTATGATGTCAccgtagtagaggtcgaccgtttAATCGAtatggccgattaattggggccgatttcaagttttcataacaatgggAAATCTGTATTTTAGGACACCGATTTGgcagatttttatatatatttattattattattattattatttacatctttatttaactaggcaagtcagttaagaacacattcttattttcaattagggcctaggaacggtgggttaactgcctcgctcaggggcagagcgacatattttcaccttgtcagctcgggcgattcaatcttgcaaccttagttaactagtccaacgctataaccacctgcctctcgttgcactccacaaggagactgcctgttacgcgaatgcagtaagccaaggtaagtt
Proteins encoded:
- the ttl gene encoding tubulin--tyrosine ligase → MNAPMYTFVARDENSTIYAEVSKILVATGQWKKLKRDNPRFNLMLGERNRLPFGRLGHEPGLMQQVNYYRGADKLCRKASLVKLIKTSPELPDPSNWLPESYIIYPTNLNTPVAPVKNGISHLKSNPKTDEREVFLASYHSRKESGEGTVWIAKSSAGAKGAGILISYDANQLLEFIDNQGQVHVIQKYLERPLLLQPGNRKFDIRSWVLVDHQYNIYLYREGVLRTASEPYDSSNFQDVTSHLTNHCIQKEHSQNYGRYEEGNEMFFDEFRQYLLSTHNIALETSILPQIKQIIRSCLTCIEPAINTKHLSYQSFQLFGFDFMVDESFKVWLIEINGAPACAQKLYPELCQGIVDIAISSVFPLNNDTEPRSSSSSPAPHSSSPSFSTLNSSCSSPKLRGPLHVGPFTRL